The DNA window ATGGACGAGCGGTTCGACGCCGAGAACCCCAAGTCGAAACAGCTCAAGTTCCACACCCAGACCGGCGGCTCCACGCTGACCGCCCAACAGATCGAGAACAACGTCGTTCGAGTGGCGTACCAGGCGCTCGCTGCGGTGTTGGGGGGACCCAGAGCCTCCACACGAACGGGAAGGACGAGGCGCTCGCGCTCCCCACGGAGAAGTCGGTTCGGACCGCCCTGCGCACCCAGCAGATCCTCGCACACGAGTCGGGCGCGGCCGACACGATCGACCCCCTCGCCGGGAGCTACTACGTCGAGAGCCTCACCGACGGGATCGAGGAGGAGGCGTTCGAGATCATCGAGGAGATCGACCGCCGCGGCGGGGCCCTGGAGGCGGTCGAGAGCCAGTGGGTCCAACGGCAGATCCAGGACGTGGCCTTCGAGCGCCAGCGCGAGATCGAGGAGGGCGAACGCGTGATCGTCGGCGTCAACGAGTTCCAGGTGGACGAGGAGCCGGAGATGGACTTAGAGGAGGTCGACCCCGAACAGGAGGCCGAACAGCGCGAGCGGCTCGCGGCGGTGAAGGCCGACCGCGACGACGAGGCAGTCAACGCCGCGCTCGCCGCGGTCCGGGAGGCCGCACGGAGCGAGGAGAACGTCATGCCCCCGATCGTCGACGCGGTGAAGGCGTACGCGACCGTCCAAGAGATATCGGACGTGTTCCGCGAGGAATTCGGCGAGTACAGCCCGACTCGGTGAGGTCGACTCGCGGTCGGACGGGGCGGCGAACCCCGCGATCGGACGGGGCGTCGAATCCCGCGATCGGAGGGACGCCGAGCCCCCTCAGTTCGCGCCGCGGACGACGTGGCCGTACTTCAACAGCGCGACGAACACCGCGCCGCCGAAGGCGTTTCCGACCGTCGCCAGAACAAGGAATCCGACGTAGTCGGCCGGGGTGATCGCGGGCGACATGAACAGCCCGAACAACACCTCCACGTTGCCCGCGATCGAGTGCGGAAGGTGGAGGAGACCGATGGTCCCGGTGACGACCAACACGAGGATCAGCCGGCTCGTCGTCTCCTGGGCCGCCGCGATCAGCCACGCCAGGAGGCCCATCAGCCACCCGGCGAAGACGCCGCCAACGAACAGCCACGGGAGGTCGTGGGTGACGAGTTTCAACGCGATCGTCTCGAACGCCGCCGGCGTCACGACGCCGAGCTCCGGCATCAACAGGATCACGAGCAGGGTGAAACAGAGCCCGCCGACGAGGTTGCCGACGTACACCAGCCCCCACAGCCGGCCCAGATCGCGGATCGACGCCTGGCCGTCGAGGACGGGGATCACGGCCAGCGTGGTGTGTTCGGTGAACAGCTCCGACCGGCCCAGGATCACGAACATGAACCCGATGGAGTAGACGCTCGCCAACAGCAGCTCGGTGGTGAGGTCGCCGAACCCGCCGGGCGAGAGCGTCAACACCACCGCCATCATCAGCGGACCGAAGCCGATGTCGAGGCCCGCGGACAGCCCCGAGAGCAGCAGTCCCGACCGCTCGCGGTTCATCTCGTGGAGCGCGCCCTCGAGGATCGTATCGAGGATGGTCCGGGAGGTCTTCTGCTCCGTCTGCGCGTCGGGGTTCTGGTCGGACACGACTCGTTCGATCTCTCGTTGCGCGGCACCCAAACCTTTCCCTCGGGGCGGGCCCTGCCGATGGGGTCCGCCCTACACCCCGCCGATCCGACTCGCGCCGCTCGATTATAAGTCGGCGACGCCCGACCGTCCGGCATGCGCTTCGATCACGTCGGCGTCGCCACGCGAGACGCCGCCGACCTCGCCGACCTGTTCGCCGACCTCCTCGACGCCCCCGTCGCCCACGAGGAGACGTTCGACGGGATGCGCGTCGTCTTCCTCGAGTTCGCCGACGGCGGATACTTCGAACTGCTGGAGCCGGCCGCGGAGGGGACGATACGCGACTACCTCGACCGCGAGGGGCCGGGGATCCACCACGTCGCGCTCG is part of the Halorubrum aethiopicum genome and encodes:
- a CDS encoding formate/nitrite transporter family protein, which translates into the protein MSDQNPDAQTEQKTSRTILDTILEGALHEMNRERSGLLLSGLSAGLDIGFGPLMMAVVLTLSPGGFGDLTTELLLASVYSIGFMFVILGRSELFTEHTTLAVIPVLDGQASIRDLGRLWGLVYVGNLVGGLCFTLLVILLMPELGVVTPAAFETIALKLVTHDLPWLFVGGVFAGWLMGLLAWLIAAAQETTSRLILVLVVTGTIGLLHLPHSIAGNVEVLFGLFMSPAITPADYVGFLVLATVGNAFGGAVFVALLKYGHVVRGAN
- the mce gene encoding methylmalonyl-CoA epimerase; protein product: MRFDHVGVATRDAADLADLFADLLDAPVAHEETFDGMRVVFLEFADGGYFELLEPAAEGTIRDYLDREGPGIHHVALATDDLPAALDRAREFGVDLVDEEPRPGAWGHEVAFLHPRSTGGVLVEFVGSSE